In Heliangelus exortis chromosome Z, bHelExo1.hap1, whole genome shotgun sequence, a genomic segment contains:
- the SUSD1 gene encoding sushi domain-containing protein 1 isoform X2 — translation MRPGDGRALGPLLLLLVLLHCAERRRAIVNRSVSDVCATCHIHATCHQIEGKSVCICNYGFVGNGRTHCQDKDECQIGASKICGNFTLCHNTHGSFYCVCLDGYRASNNNKTFIPNDGTNCTDIDECEESGLCGHNARCVNTEGSYKCYCNDGYKLENGERSFHADGNMVSCKEIGCGSPPEMRHGYIVGNYSLLPGSAVHYECEEGFYTNNGKFSYCTANETWEPAALSCKGVDCGVPPSVLNAHPASVSGTTYGSKVTYSCVRGYFIASGNQTAVCNAKGQWDGTDLVCKEEELFSNLSVFNETCVKWQRKTGTPGMQEIYTFHILGQRWDEKVFSEDVIFNISTSEDNPKVCLDLNSGSNYVVNITTISSTNVSVSVTVAVQTKVREAFSNILIFNDTCLKWQRNVRRTDVEDRYLFHVQGQRWYQKEFFHEMTFNLTTHKQAPEVCFDLQPGTNYSVNISMVAFNFSLLVSLTTEITDPPSPDVEFIAVRGSPPLLRLQKAEDQNGPISNTTDGKGYVAAEFRAKDVADNMSIALGDRQYYGKFYNAPLKLGEEYCVFLRIISEWNKVRTQSCAVWAQIRNLSPPLQYMTAVGFGSVAAVCLILFLSFSAARSYLHSTVHSPPAALTCEAVHLSATMDMAQAGITSVPETENVSLL, via the exons ATGAGGCCGGGGGACGGTCGGGCCCTGGGGCcgctcctgctgctgctggtgctgctgcactgCGCGGAGCGGCGACGAG cTATTGTGAACAGATCAGTTTCAGATGTCTGTGCAACATGCCACATTCATGCTACATGTCATCAGATTGAAGGAAAAAGTGTCTGCATCTGTAATTACGGATTTGTAGGCAACGGAAGAACCCATTGTCAAG ATAAAGATGAATGCCAGATTGGAGCCAGCAAGATCTGTGGAAATTTCACACTGTGTCATAACACACACGGAAGTTTTTATTGTGTTTGCCTTGATGGATACCGAGCTTCCAACAACAACAAGACATTTATTCCCAATGATGGCACAAACTGTACAG ATATAGATGAATGTGAGGAGTCTGGCCTGTGTGGTCACAATGCAAGATGTGTGAATACTGAAGGAAGCTACAAATGCTACTGCAATGATGGTTATAAATTAGAGAATGGAGAGCGTTCTTTTCATGCAGATGGGAACATGGTTTCATGCAAAG AAATTGGATGTGGTTCCCCTCCTGAAATGAGGCATGGCTACATTGTGGGGAACTACAGCTTGCTTCCAGGAAGTGCAGTTCATTATGAATGTGAAGAAGGATTTTACACCAACAACGGAAAGTTCTCATATTGCACTGCAAATGAAACTTGGGAACCTGCTGCTTTAAGCtgtaaag GTGTGGACTGTGGGGTTCCACCTTCTGTTTTAAATGCCCATCCAGCATCTGTAAGTGGGACTACATATGGAAGTAAAGTAACTTACAGTTGTGTTCGTGGTTACTTTATTGCCAGTGGCAACCAGACTGCTGTCTGCAATGCCAAAGGACAGTGGGATGGCACTGATTTGGTGTGCAAAG AGGAAGAATTATTCAGTAATTTGTCCGTATTCAATGAAACATGTGTGAAGTGGCAAAGGAAAACTGGGACACCGGGAATGCAGGAAATTTATACA TTTCACATACTGGGCCAAAGATGGGATGAGAAGGTGTTCTCAGAAGATGTGATATTTAACATCAGTACAAGTGAAGATAATCCCAAGGTGTGTTTAGATCTCAACTCTGGCAGTAATTATGTGGTGAATATTACTACCATCTCTTCCACAAACGTCAGTGTCTCAGTTACCGTAGCAGTTCAAACAAAGG TAAGGGAAGCTTTCagtaatatattaatttttaatgatacCTGCTTGAAATGGCAGAGAAATGTCAGGAGAACTGATGTGGAAGACAGATACTTG TTTCACGTGCAAGGCCAGCGTTGGTATCAGAAGGAGTTCTTTCATGAAATGACCTTCAACCTTACTACACACAAGCAGGCTCCAGAAGTTTGTTTTGATTTGCAGCCAGGCACCAATTACTCTGTTAATATTTCCATggttgcttttaatttttcactgcttGTTTCCCTGACAACAGAAATCACAG ATCCCCCTTCCCCAGATGTAGAATTCATTGCAGTACGAGGTTCTCCTCCGTTGCTCagactgcagaaagcagaagatcAAAATGGACCGATCAG TAACACCACTGATGGTAAAGGATATGTGGCAGCTGAATTTCGGGCGAAAGATGTTGCTGATAACATGTCAATTGCTCTTGGAGACAGACAATACTACGGGAAGTTTTATAATGCTCCTTTAAAGCTGGGAGAAGAGTATTGTGTTTTTTTGAGAATAATAAGTGAGTGGAATAAG gtgAGAACACAGTCCTGCGCTGTTTGGGCACAAATTAGGA atttatCACCTCCTCTGCAGTACATGACTGCTGTTGGATTTGGGTCAGTTGCTGCTGTTTGCCTTATACTGTTCCTGTCATTCTCGGCAGCACG ctcttATCTCCACAGCACAGTGCACTCTCCACCTGCTGCTTTAACCTGCGAGGCTGTACATTTATCTGCTACAATGGATATGGCACAAGCAGGGATTACATCAGTCCCAGAGACTGAAAATGTCTCTCTTCTTTGA
- the SUSD1 gene encoding sushi domain-containing protein 1 isoform X4, with product MRPGDGRALGPLLLLLVLLHCAERRRAIVNRSVSDVCATCHIHATCHQIEGKSVCICNYGFVGNGRTHCQDKDECQIGASKICGNFTLCHNTHGSFYCVCLDGYRASNNNKTFIPNDGTNCTDIDECEESGLCGHNARCVNTEGSYKCYCNDGYKLENGERSFHADGNMVSCKEIGCGSPPEMRHGYIVGNYSLLPGSAVHYECEEGFYTNNGKFSYCTANETWEPAALSCKGVDCGVPPSVLNAHPASVSGTTYGSKVTYSCVRGYFIASGNQTAVCNAKGQWDGTDLVCKEEELFSNLSVFNETCVKWQRKTGTPGMQEIYTFHILGQRWDEKVFSEDVIFNISTSEDNPKVCLDLNSGSNYVVNITTISSTNVSVSVTVAVQTKVREAFSNILIFNDTCLKWQRNVRRTDVEDRYLFHVQGQRWYQKEFFHEMTFNLTTHKQAPEVCFDLQPGTNYSVNISMVAFNFSLLVSLTTEITDPPSPDVEFIAVRGSPPLLRLQKAEDQNGPISLYQVIVLPLGLQNTFICDTFAAATFFSNTTDGKGYVAAEFRAKDVADNMSIALGDRQYYGKFYNAPLKLGEEYCVFLRIISENTVLRCLGTN from the exons ATGAGGCCGGGGGACGGTCGGGCCCTGGGGCcgctcctgctgctgctggtgctgctgcactgCGCGGAGCGGCGACGAG cTATTGTGAACAGATCAGTTTCAGATGTCTGTGCAACATGCCACATTCATGCTACATGTCATCAGATTGAAGGAAAAAGTGTCTGCATCTGTAATTACGGATTTGTAGGCAACGGAAGAACCCATTGTCAAG ATAAAGATGAATGCCAGATTGGAGCCAGCAAGATCTGTGGAAATTTCACACTGTGTCATAACACACACGGAAGTTTTTATTGTGTTTGCCTTGATGGATACCGAGCTTCCAACAACAACAAGACATTTATTCCCAATGATGGCACAAACTGTACAG ATATAGATGAATGTGAGGAGTCTGGCCTGTGTGGTCACAATGCAAGATGTGTGAATACTGAAGGAAGCTACAAATGCTACTGCAATGATGGTTATAAATTAGAGAATGGAGAGCGTTCTTTTCATGCAGATGGGAACATGGTTTCATGCAAAG AAATTGGATGTGGTTCCCCTCCTGAAATGAGGCATGGCTACATTGTGGGGAACTACAGCTTGCTTCCAGGAAGTGCAGTTCATTATGAATGTGAAGAAGGATTTTACACCAACAACGGAAAGTTCTCATATTGCACTGCAAATGAAACTTGGGAACCTGCTGCTTTAAGCtgtaaag GTGTGGACTGTGGGGTTCCACCTTCTGTTTTAAATGCCCATCCAGCATCTGTAAGTGGGACTACATATGGAAGTAAAGTAACTTACAGTTGTGTTCGTGGTTACTTTATTGCCAGTGGCAACCAGACTGCTGTCTGCAATGCCAAAGGACAGTGGGATGGCACTGATTTGGTGTGCAAAG AGGAAGAATTATTCAGTAATTTGTCCGTATTCAATGAAACATGTGTGAAGTGGCAAAGGAAAACTGGGACACCGGGAATGCAGGAAATTTATACA TTTCACATACTGGGCCAAAGATGGGATGAGAAGGTGTTCTCAGAAGATGTGATATTTAACATCAGTACAAGTGAAGATAATCCCAAGGTGTGTTTAGATCTCAACTCTGGCAGTAATTATGTGGTGAATATTACTACCATCTCTTCCACAAACGTCAGTGTCTCAGTTACCGTAGCAGTTCAAACAAAGG TAAGGGAAGCTTTCagtaatatattaatttttaatgatacCTGCTTGAAATGGCAGAGAAATGTCAGGAGAACTGATGTGGAAGACAGATACTTG TTTCACGTGCAAGGCCAGCGTTGGTATCAGAAGGAGTTCTTTCATGAAATGACCTTCAACCTTACTACACACAAGCAGGCTCCAGAAGTTTGTTTTGATTTGCAGCCAGGCACCAATTACTCTGTTAATATTTCCATggttgcttttaatttttcactgcttGTTTCCCTGACAACAGAAATCACAG ATCCCCCTTCCCCAGATGTAGAATTCATTGCAGTACGAGGTTCTCCTCCGTTGCTCagactgcagaaagcagaagatcAAAATGGACCGATCAG TCTTTATCAAGTGATTGTTCTTCCTCTGGGTTTGCAAAACACTTTTATTTGTGACACCTTTGCTGCTGCAACTTTCTTTAGTAACACCACTGATGGTAAAGGATATGTGGCAGCTGAATTTCGGGCGAAAGATGTTGCTGATAACATGTCAATTGCTCTTGGAGACAGACAATACTACGGGAAGTTTTATAATGCTCCTTTAAAGCTGGGAGAAGAGTATTGTGTTTTTTTGAGAATAATAA gtgAGAACACAGTCCTGCGCTGTTTGGGCACAAATTAG
- the SUSD1 gene encoding sushi domain-containing protein 1 isoform X3: MRPGDGRALGPLLLLLVLLHCAERRRAIVNRSVSDVCATCHIHATCHQIEGKSVCICNYGFVGNGRTHCQDKDECQIGASKICGNFTLCHNTHGSFYCVCLDGYRASNNNKTFIPNDGTNCTDIDECEESGLCGHNARCVNTEGSYKCYCNDGYKLENGERSFHADGNMVSCKEIGCGSPPEMRHGYIVGNYSLLPGSAVHYECEEGFYTNNGKFSYCTANETWEPAALSCKGVDCGVPPSVLNAHPASVSGTTYGSKVTYSCVRGYFIASGNQTAVCNAKGQWDGTDLVCKEEELFSNLSVFNETCVKWQRKTGTPGMQEIYTFHILGQRWDEKVFSEDVIFNISTSEDNPKVCLDLNSGSNYVVNITTISSTNVSVSVTVAVQTKVREAFSNILIFNDTCLKWQRNVRRTDVEDRYLFHVQGQRWYQKEFFHEMTFNLTTHKQAPEVCFDLQPGTNYSVNISMVAFNFSLLVSLTTEITDPPSPDVEFIAVRGSPPLLRLQKAEDQNGPISLYQVIVLPLGLQNTFICDTFAAATFFSNTTDGKGYVAAEFRAKDVADNMSIALGDRQYYGKFYNAPLKLGEEYCVFLRIISEWNKVRTQSCAVWAQIRTLISTAQCTLHLLL; this comes from the exons ATGAGGCCGGGGGACGGTCGGGCCCTGGGGCcgctcctgctgctgctggtgctgctgcactgCGCGGAGCGGCGACGAG cTATTGTGAACAGATCAGTTTCAGATGTCTGTGCAACATGCCACATTCATGCTACATGTCATCAGATTGAAGGAAAAAGTGTCTGCATCTGTAATTACGGATTTGTAGGCAACGGAAGAACCCATTGTCAAG ATAAAGATGAATGCCAGATTGGAGCCAGCAAGATCTGTGGAAATTTCACACTGTGTCATAACACACACGGAAGTTTTTATTGTGTTTGCCTTGATGGATACCGAGCTTCCAACAACAACAAGACATTTATTCCCAATGATGGCACAAACTGTACAG ATATAGATGAATGTGAGGAGTCTGGCCTGTGTGGTCACAATGCAAGATGTGTGAATACTGAAGGAAGCTACAAATGCTACTGCAATGATGGTTATAAATTAGAGAATGGAGAGCGTTCTTTTCATGCAGATGGGAACATGGTTTCATGCAAAG AAATTGGATGTGGTTCCCCTCCTGAAATGAGGCATGGCTACATTGTGGGGAACTACAGCTTGCTTCCAGGAAGTGCAGTTCATTATGAATGTGAAGAAGGATTTTACACCAACAACGGAAAGTTCTCATATTGCACTGCAAATGAAACTTGGGAACCTGCTGCTTTAAGCtgtaaag GTGTGGACTGTGGGGTTCCACCTTCTGTTTTAAATGCCCATCCAGCATCTGTAAGTGGGACTACATATGGAAGTAAAGTAACTTACAGTTGTGTTCGTGGTTACTTTATTGCCAGTGGCAACCAGACTGCTGTCTGCAATGCCAAAGGACAGTGGGATGGCACTGATTTGGTGTGCAAAG AGGAAGAATTATTCAGTAATTTGTCCGTATTCAATGAAACATGTGTGAAGTGGCAAAGGAAAACTGGGACACCGGGAATGCAGGAAATTTATACA TTTCACATACTGGGCCAAAGATGGGATGAGAAGGTGTTCTCAGAAGATGTGATATTTAACATCAGTACAAGTGAAGATAATCCCAAGGTGTGTTTAGATCTCAACTCTGGCAGTAATTATGTGGTGAATATTACTACCATCTCTTCCACAAACGTCAGTGTCTCAGTTACCGTAGCAGTTCAAACAAAGG TAAGGGAAGCTTTCagtaatatattaatttttaatgatacCTGCTTGAAATGGCAGAGAAATGTCAGGAGAACTGATGTGGAAGACAGATACTTG TTTCACGTGCAAGGCCAGCGTTGGTATCAGAAGGAGTTCTTTCATGAAATGACCTTCAACCTTACTACACACAAGCAGGCTCCAGAAGTTTGTTTTGATTTGCAGCCAGGCACCAATTACTCTGTTAATATTTCCATggttgcttttaatttttcactgcttGTTTCCCTGACAACAGAAATCACAG ATCCCCCTTCCCCAGATGTAGAATTCATTGCAGTACGAGGTTCTCCTCCGTTGCTCagactgcagaaagcagaagatcAAAATGGACCGATCAG TCTTTATCAAGTGATTGTTCTTCCTCTGGGTTTGCAAAACACTTTTATTTGTGACACCTTTGCTGCTGCAACTTTCTTTAGTAACACCACTGATGGTAAAGGATATGTGGCAGCTGAATTTCGGGCGAAAGATGTTGCTGATAACATGTCAATTGCTCTTGGAGACAGACAATACTACGGGAAGTTTTATAATGCTCCTTTAAAGCTGGGAGAAGAGTATTGTGTTTTTTTGAGAATAATAAGTGAGTGGAATAAG gtgAGAACACAGTCCTGCGCTGTTTGGGCACAAATTAGGA ctcttATCTCCACAGCACAGTGCACTCTCCACCTGCTGCTTTAA
- the SUSD1 gene encoding sushi domain-containing protein 1 isoform X1 yields MRPGDGRALGPLLLLLVLLHCAERRRAIVNRSVSDVCATCHIHATCHQIEGKSVCICNYGFVGNGRTHCQDKDECQIGASKICGNFTLCHNTHGSFYCVCLDGYRASNNNKTFIPNDGTNCTDIDECEESGLCGHNARCVNTEGSYKCYCNDGYKLENGERSFHADGNMVSCKEIGCGSPPEMRHGYIVGNYSLLPGSAVHYECEEGFYTNNGKFSYCTANETWEPAALSCKGVDCGVPPSVLNAHPASVSGTTYGSKVTYSCVRGYFIASGNQTAVCNAKGQWDGTDLVCKEEELFSNLSVFNETCVKWQRKTGTPGMQEIYTFHILGQRWDEKVFSEDVIFNISTSEDNPKVCLDLNSGSNYVVNITTISSTNVSVSVTVAVQTKVREAFSNILIFNDTCLKWQRNVRRTDVEDRYLFHVQGQRWYQKEFFHEMTFNLTTHKQAPEVCFDLQPGTNYSVNISMVAFNFSLLVSLTTEITDPPSPDVEFIAVRGSPPLLRLQKAEDQNGPISLYQVIVLPLGLQNTFICDTFAAATFFSNTTDGKGYVAAEFRAKDVADNMSIALGDRQYYGKFYNAPLKLGEEYCVFLRIISEWNKVRTQSCAVWAQIRNLSPPLQYMTAVGFGSVAAVCLILFLSFSAARSYLHSTVHSPPAALTCEAVHLSATMDMAQAGITSVPETENVSLL; encoded by the exons ATGAGGCCGGGGGACGGTCGGGCCCTGGGGCcgctcctgctgctgctggtgctgctgcactgCGCGGAGCGGCGACGAG cTATTGTGAACAGATCAGTTTCAGATGTCTGTGCAACATGCCACATTCATGCTACATGTCATCAGATTGAAGGAAAAAGTGTCTGCATCTGTAATTACGGATTTGTAGGCAACGGAAGAACCCATTGTCAAG ATAAAGATGAATGCCAGATTGGAGCCAGCAAGATCTGTGGAAATTTCACACTGTGTCATAACACACACGGAAGTTTTTATTGTGTTTGCCTTGATGGATACCGAGCTTCCAACAACAACAAGACATTTATTCCCAATGATGGCACAAACTGTACAG ATATAGATGAATGTGAGGAGTCTGGCCTGTGTGGTCACAATGCAAGATGTGTGAATACTGAAGGAAGCTACAAATGCTACTGCAATGATGGTTATAAATTAGAGAATGGAGAGCGTTCTTTTCATGCAGATGGGAACATGGTTTCATGCAAAG AAATTGGATGTGGTTCCCCTCCTGAAATGAGGCATGGCTACATTGTGGGGAACTACAGCTTGCTTCCAGGAAGTGCAGTTCATTATGAATGTGAAGAAGGATTTTACACCAACAACGGAAAGTTCTCATATTGCACTGCAAATGAAACTTGGGAACCTGCTGCTTTAAGCtgtaaag GTGTGGACTGTGGGGTTCCACCTTCTGTTTTAAATGCCCATCCAGCATCTGTAAGTGGGACTACATATGGAAGTAAAGTAACTTACAGTTGTGTTCGTGGTTACTTTATTGCCAGTGGCAACCAGACTGCTGTCTGCAATGCCAAAGGACAGTGGGATGGCACTGATTTGGTGTGCAAAG AGGAAGAATTATTCAGTAATTTGTCCGTATTCAATGAAACATGTGTGAAGTGGCAAAGGAAAACTGGGACACCGGGAATGCAGGAAATTTATACA TTTCACATACTGGGCCAAAGATGGGATGAGAAGGTGTTCTCAGAAGATGTGATATTTAACATCAGTACAAGTGAAGATAATCCCAAGGTGTGTTTAGATCTCAACTCTGGCAGTAATTATGTGGTGAATATTACTACCATCTCTTCCACAAACGTCAGTGTCTCAGTTACCGTAGCAGTTCAAACAAAGG TAAGGGAAGCTTTCagtaatatattaatttttaatgatacCTGCTTGAAATGGCAGAGAAATGTCAGGAGAACTGATGTGGAAGACAGATACTTG TTTCACGTGCAAGGCCAGCGTTGGTATCAGAAGGAGTTCTTTCATGAAATGACCTTCAACCTTACTACACACAAGCAGGCTCCAGAAGTTTGTTTTGATTTGCAGCCAGGCACCAATTACTCTGTTAATATTTCCATggttgcttttaatttttcactgcttGTTTCCCTGACAACAGAAATCACAG ATCCCCCTTCCCCAGATGTAGAATTCATTGCAGTACGAGGTTCTCCTCCGTTGCTCagactgcagaaagcagaagatcAAAATGGACCGATCAG TCTTTATCAAGTGATTGTTCTTCCTCTGGGTTTGCAAAACACTTTTATTTGTGACACCTTTGCTGCTGCAACTTTCTTTAGTAACACCACTGATGGTAAAGGATATGTGGCAGCTGAATTTCGGGCGAAAGATGTTGCTGATAACATGTCAATTGCTCTTGGAGACAGACAATACTACGGGAAGTTTTATAATGCTCCTTTAAAGCTGGGAGAAGAGTATTGTGTTTTTTTGAGAATAATAAGTGAGTGGAATAAG gtgAGAACACAGTCCTGCGCTGTTTGGGCACAAATTAGGA atttatCACCTCCTCTGCAGTACATGACTGCTGTTGGATTTGGGTCAGTTGCTGCTGTTTGCCTTATACTGTTCCTGTCATTCTCGGCAGCACG ctcttATCTCCACAGCACAGTGCACTCTCCACCTGCTGCTTTAACCTGCGAGGCTGTACATTTATCTGCTACAATGGATATGGCACAAGCAGGGATTACATCAGTCCCAGAGACTGAAAATGTCTCTCTTCTTTGA